A section of the Girardinichthys multiradiatus isolate DD_20200921_A chromosome 5, DD_fGirMul_XY1, whole genome shotgun sequence genome encodes:
- the LOC124868362 gene encoding polymeric immunoglobulin receptor-like isoform X1, translated as MWILQNLLILCTVLSTVSSAAGLIRVFGYEGGDVRVSCPYGEGFGKHQKYLCKNSCGYRDFLIKSSEKNKTKYSIYDDKRTRVFTVIISDLHFDDAGKYWCGVTRIGRDLYTEVKLEVRPVYQHQSSTIKTITTTPSYYEELTEVYHHQSSTVKTIITTTPLYYEKLNEAARSSVSSAGGLIRVFGYESRDVRVSCPYGRGYEGHQKYLCKNDCGYSEILVRTAQKNKTKYSINDDKTTRIFTVIISDLCFDDAGTYWCGVTRVGRDLYTEVKLEVRPDSCCNTVNKIHSIEEGSASISCPYDTESVNNLMFVCRGNRPSTCLQQALITSNITQNGRFRLIDERKSRIFTLTISSLMLKDSGLYLCGVQRNSGLDVFSAVQLEVKEWCCVKTIKMSGSVGRPVTFQCPSPPQHHNDTMLLCKGHAVNNCTDMMNQSRFTLQNVSPSSFSVTITKLEAGDAGTYWCRSDPEASVGNYTHFHLSVDEANHEHSDASVFALFALPAVMLVVMVLVKVYKNKCHKK; from the exons ATGTGGATCCTTCAAAACCTGCTAATCCTGTGCA CAGTTCTGAGTACTGTGAGCAGTGCTGCAGGTTTGATCCGTGTGTTTGGATATGAGGGCGGAGATGTGAGGGTTTCCTGTCCATATGGTGAAGGCTTTGGGAAACATCAGAAATACCTGTGTAAGAATAGCTGTGGTTACCGTGATTTTCTTATTAAATCAtcggaaaaaaataaaaccaaatactCCATTTATGATGACAAAAGAACAAGAGTCTTTACAGTGATCATCTCTGATCTTCATTTTGATGATGCTGGGAAATACTGGTGTGGAGTGACCAGAATAGGAAGAGATCTCTACACTGAAGTAAAGCTGGAAGTAAGACCAG TGTATCAGCACCAGAGCAGCACAATAAAAACTATTACTACCACACCATCATACTATGAAGAACTGACTGAAG TGTATCATCACCAGAGCAGCACAGTGAAAACTATCATTACTACTACACCACTGTACTATGAGAAACTGAATGAAG CAGCTCGGAGTAGTGTGAGCAGTGCCGGAGGTTTGATCCGTGTGTTTGGATATGAGAGCAGAGATGTGAGGGTCTCCTGCCCATATGGTCGGGGATATGAGGGTCATCAGAAGTACCTGTGCAAGAATGACTGCGGCTACAGCGAAATTCTTGTTAGAACGgcgcaaaaaaataaaaccaaatactCCATTAATGATGACAAAACAACAAGAATCTTTACGGTGATCATCTCTGATCTTTGTTTTGATGATGCTGGGACATACTGGTGTGGAGTGACCAGAGTAGGTAGAGATCTCTACACTGAAGTAAAGCTGGAAGTAAGACCAG ACAGCTGCTGCAACACGGTGAATAAAATCCACAGTATTGAAGAAGGTTCAGCGTCCATCAGCTGCCCGTATGACACTGAGTCTGTCAACAACCTGATGTTTGTCTGCAGAGGAAACCGTCCCTCCACATGTCTACAGCAGGCATTAATCACTTCCAACATCACACAAAATGGACGATTCAGACTCATTGATGAGAGGAAGTCTAGAATATTCACACTAACCATTTCCAGTCTGATGCTGAAGGATTCTGGGTTGTATCTTTGCGGCGTCCAGAGAAACTCAGGGTTGGATGTTTTTTCTGCTGTTCAGTTGGAGGTTAAAG AGTGGTGTTGTGTGAAAACAATAAAGATGAGTGGATCTGTGGGAAGGCCAGTAACCTTCCAGTGCCCTTCTCCACCCCAACATCATAATGATACAATGCTCCTCTGCAAAGGACACGCAGTCAACAACTGCACAGACATGATGAATCAAAGTAGGTTTACGCTGCAAAATGTTTCCCCCAGCTCTTTTTCTGTGACCATCACAAAGCTGGAAGCAGGAGATGCTGGAACATACTGGTGTCGCTCAGACCCGGAGGCGAGCGTAGGAAACTACACCCACTTTCATCTGTCTGTAG
- the LOC124868362 gene encoding polymeric immunoglobulin receptor-like isoform X3 — MWILQNLLILCILSTVSSAAGLIRVFGYEGGDVRVSCPYGEGFGKHQKYLCKNSCGYRDFLIKSSEKNKTKYSIYDDKRTRVFTVIISDLHFDDAGKYWCGVTRIGRDLYTEVKLEVRPVYQHQSSTIKTITTTPSYYEELTEVYHHQSSTVKTIITTTPLYYEKLNEAARSSVSSAGGLIRVFGYESRDVRVSCPYGRGYEGHQKYLCKNDCGYSEILVRTAQKNKTKYSINDDKTTRIFTVIISDLCFDDAGTYWCGVTRVGRDLYTEVKLEVRPDSCCNTVNKIHSIEEGSASISCPYDTESVNNLMFVCRGNRPSTCLQQALITSNITQNGRFRLIDERKSRIFTLTISSLMLKDSGLYLCGVQRNSGLDVFSAVQLEVKEWCCVKTIKMSGSVGRPVTFQCPSPPQHHNDTMLLCKGHAVNNCTDMMNQSRFTLQNVSPSSFSVTITKLEAGDAGTYWCRSDPEASVGNYTHFHLSVDEANHEHSDASVFALFALPAVMLVVMVLVKVYKNKCHKK, encoded by the exons ATGTGGATCCTTCAAAACCTGCTAATCCTGTGCA TTCTGAGTACTGTGAGCAGTGCTGCAGGTTTGATCCGTGTGTTTGGATATGAGGGCGGAGATGTGAGGGTTTCCTGTCCATATGGTGAAGGCTTTGGGAAACATCAGAAATACCTGTGTAAGAATAGCTGTGGTTACCGTGATTTTCTTATTAAATCAtcggaaaaaaataaaaccaaatactCCATTTATGATGACAAAAGAACAAGAGTCTTTACAGTGATCATCTCTGATCTTCATTTTGATGATGCTGGGAAATACTGGTGTGGAGTGACCAGAATAGGAAGAGATCTCTACACTGAAGTAAAGCTGGAAGTAAGACCAG TGTATCAGCACCAGAGCAGCACAATAAAAACTATTACTACCACACCATCATACTATGAAGAACTGACTGAAG TGTATCATCACCAGAGCAGCACAGTGAAAACTATCATTACTACTACACCACTGTACTATGAGAAACTGAATGAAG CAGCTCGGAGTAGTGTGAGCAGTGCCGGAGGTTTGATCCGTGTGTTTGGATATGAGAGCAGAGATGTGAGGGTCTCCTGCCCATATGGTCGGGGATATGAGGGTCATCAGAAGTACCTGTGCAAGAATGACTGCGGCTACAGCGAAATTCTTGTTAGAACGgcgcaaaaaaataaaaccaaatactCCATTAATGATGACAAAACAACAAGAATCTTTACGGTGATCATCTCTGATCTTTGTTTTGATGATGCTGGGACATACTGGTGTGGAGTGACCAGAGTAGGTAGAGATCTCTACACTGAAGTAAAGCTGGAAGTAAGACCAG ACAGCTGCTGCAACACGGTGAATAAAATCCACAGTATTGAAGAAGGTTCAGCGTCCATCAGCTGCCCGTATGACACTGAGTCTGTCAACAACCTGATGTTTGTCTGCAGAGGAAACCGTCCCTCCACATGTCTACAGCAGGCATTAATCACTTCCAACATCACACAAAATGGACGATTCAGACTCATTGATGAGAGGAAGTCTAGAATATTCACACTAACCATTTCCAGTCTGATGCTGAAGGATTCTGGGTTGTATCTTTGCGGCGTCCAGAGAAACTCAGGGTTGGATGTTTTTTCTGCTGTTCAGTTGGAGGTTAAAG AGTGGTGTTGTGTGAAAACAATAAAGATGAGTGGATCTGTGGGAAGGCCAGTAACCTTCCAGTGCCCTTCTCCACCCCAACATCATAATGATACAATGCTCCTCTGCAAAGGACACGCAGTCAACAACTGCACAGACATGATGAATCAAAGTAGGTTTACGCTGCAAAATGTTTCCCCCAGCTCTTTTTCTGTGACCATCACAAAGCTGGAAGCAGGAGATGCTGGAACATACTGGTGTCGCTCAGACCCGGAGGCGAGCGTAGGAAACTACACCCACTTTCATCTGTCTGTAG
- the LOC124868362 gene encoding polymeric immunoglobulin receptor-like isoform X8, with translation MWILQNLLILCTVLSTVSSAAGLIRVFGYEGGDVRVSCPYGEGFGKHQKYLLIISDLHFDDAGKYWCGVTRIGRDLYTEVKLEVRPVYHHQSSTVKTIITTTPLYYEKLNEAARSSVSSAGGLIRVFGYESRDVRVSCPYGRGYEGHQKYLCKNDCGYSEILVRTAQKNKTKYSINDDKTTRIFTVIISDLCFDDAGTYWCGVTRVGRDLYTEVKLEVRPDSCCNTVNKIHSIEEGSASISCPYDTESVNNLMFVCRGNRPSTCLQQALITSNITQNGRFRLIDERKSRIFTLTISSLMLKDSGLYLCGVQRNSGLDVFSAVQLEVKEWCCVKTIKMSGSVGRPVTFQCPSPPQHHNDTMLLCKGHAVNNCTDMMNQSRFTLQNVSPSSFSVTITKLEAGDAGTYWCRSDPEASVGNYTHFHLSVDEANHEHSDASVFALFALPAVMLVVMVLVKVYKNKCHKK, from the exons ATGTGGATCCTTCAAAACCTGCTAATCCTGTGCA CAGTTCTGAGTACTGTGAGCAGTGCTGCAGGTTTGATCCGTGTGTTTGGATATGAGGGCGGAGATGTGAGGGTTTCCTGTCCATATGGTGAAGGCTTTGGGAAACATCAGAAATACCTGT TGATCATCTCTGATCTTCATTTTGATGATGCTGGGAAATACTGGTGTGGAGTGACCAGAATAGGAAGAGATCTCTACACTGAAGTAAAGCTGGAAGTAAGACCAG TGTATCATCACCAGAGCAGCACAGTGAAAACTATCATTACTACTACACCACTGTACTATGAGAAACTGAATGAAG CAGCTCGGAGTAGTGTGAGCAGTGCCGGAGGTTTGATCCGTGTGTTTGGATATGAGAGCAGAGATGTGAGGGTCTCCTGCCCATATGGTCGGGGATATGAGGGTCATCAGAAGTACCTGTGCAAGAATGACTGCGGCTACAGCGAAATTCTTGTTAGAACGgcgcaaaaaaataaaaccaaatactCCATTAATGATGACAAAACAACAAGAATCTTTACGGTGATCATCTCTGATCTTTGTTTTGATGATGCTGGGACATACTGGTGTGGAGTGACCAGAGTAGGTAGAGATCTCTACACTGAAGTAAAGCTGGAAGTAAGACCAG ACAGCTGCTGCAACACGGTGAATAAAATCCACAGTATTGAAGAAGGTTCAGCGTCCATCAGCTGCCCGTATGACACTGAGTCTGTCAACAACCTGATGTTTGTCTGCAGAGGAAACCGTCCCTCCACATGTCTACAGCAGGCATTAATCACTTCCAACATCACACAAAATGGACGATTCAGACTCATTGATGAGAGGAAGTCTAGAATATTCACACTAACCATTTCCAGTCTGATGCTGAAGGATTCTGGGTTGTATCTTTGCGGCGTCCAGAGAAACTCAGGGTTGGATGTTTTTTCTGCTGTTCAGTTGGAGGTTAAAG AGTGGTGTTGTGTGAAAACAATAAAGATGAGTGGATCTGTGGGAAGGCCAGTAACCTTCCAGTGCCCTTCTCCACCCCAACATCATAATGATACAATGCTCCTCTGCAAAGGACACGCAGTCAACAACTGCACAGACATGATGAATCAAAGTAGGTTTACGCTGCAAAATGTTTCCCCCAGCTCTTTTTCTGTGACCATCACAAAGCTGGAAGCAGGAGATGCTGGAACATACTGGTGTCGCTCAGACCCGGAGGCGAGCGTAGGAAACTACACCCACTTTCATCTGTCTGTAG
- the LOC124868362 gene encoding polymeric immunoglobulin receptor-like isoform X7, translating to MWILQNLLILCTVLSTVSSAAGLIRVFGYEGGDVRVSCPYGEGFGKHQKYLLIISDLHFDDAGKYWCGVTRIGRDLYTEVKLEVRPVYQHQSSTIKTITTTPSYYEELTEVYHHQSSTVKTIITTTPLYYEKLNEAARSSVSSAGGLIRVFGYESRDVRVSCPYGRGYEGHQKYLCKNDCGYSEILVRTAQKNKTKYSINDDKTTRIFTVIISDLCFDDAGTYWCGVTRVGRDLYTEVKLEVRPDSCCNTVNKIHSIEEGSASISCPYDTESVNNLMFVCRGNRPSTCLQQALITSNITQNGRFRLIDERKSRIFTLTISSLMLKDSGLYLCGVQRNSGLDVFSAVQLEVKEWCCVKTIKMSGSVGRPVTFQCPSPPQHHNDTMLLCKGHAVNNCTDMMNQSRFTLQNVSPSSFSVTITKLEAGDAGTYWCRSDPEASVGNYTHFHLSVDEANHEHSDASVFALFALPAVMLVVMVLVKVYKNKCHKK from the exons ATGTGGATCCTTCAAAACCTGCTAATCCTGTGCA CAGTTCTGAGTACTGTGAGCAGTGCTGCAGGTTTGATCCGTGTGTTTGGATATGAGGGCGGAGATGTGAGGGTTTCCTGTCCATATGGTGAAGGCTTTGGGAAACATCAGAAATACCTGT TGATCATCTCTGATCTTCATTTTGATGATGCTGGGAAATACTGGTGTGGAGTGACCAGAATAGGAAGAGATCTCTACACTGAAGTAAAGCTGGAAGTAAGACCAG TGTATCAGCACCAGAGCAGCACAATAAAAACTATTACTACCACACCATCATACTATGAAGAACTGACTGAAG TGTATCATCACCAGAGCAGCACAGTGAAAACTATCATTACTACTACACCACTGTACTATGAGAAACTGAATGAAG CAGCTCGGAGTAGTGTGAGCAGTGCCGGAGGTTTGATCCGTGTGTTTGGATATGAGAGCAGAGATGTGAGGGTCTCCTGCCCATATGGTCGGGGATATGAGGGTCATCAGAAGTACCTGTGCAAGAATGACTGCGGCTACAGCGAAATTCTTGTTAGAACGgcgcaaaaaaataaaaccaaatactCCATTAATGATGACAAAACAACAAGAATCTTTACGGTGATCATCTCTGATCTTTGTTTTGATGATGCTGGGACATACTGGTGTGGAGTGACCAGAGTAGGTAGAGATCTCTACACTGAAGTAAAGCTGGAAGTAAGACCAG ACAGCTGCTGCAACACGGTGAATAAAATCCACAGTATTGAAGAAGGTTCAGCGTCCATCAGCTGCCCGTATGACACTGAGTCTGTCAACAACCTGATGTTTGTCTGCAGAGGAAACCGTCCCTCCACATGTCTACAGCAGGCATTAATCACTTCCAACATCACACAAAATGGACGATTCAGACTCATTGATGAGAGGAAGTCTAGAATATTCACACTAACCATTTCCAGTCTGATGCTGAAGGATTCTGGGTTGTATCTTTGCGGCGTCCAGAGAAACTCAGGGTTGGATGTTTTTTCTGCTGTTCAGTTGGAGGTTAAAG AGTGGTGTTGTGTGAAAACAATAAAGATGAGTGGATCTGTGGGAAGGCCAGTAACCTTCCAGTGCCCTTCTCCACCCCAACATCATAATGATACAATGCTCCTCTGCAAAGGACACGCAGTCAACAACTGCACAGACATGATGAATCAAAGTAGGTTTACGCTGCAAAATGTTTCCCCCAGCTCTTTTTCTGTGACCATCACAAAGCTGGAAGCAGGAGATGCTGGAACATACTGGTGTCGCTCAGACCCGGAGGCGAGCGTAGGAAACTACACCCACTTTCATCTGTCTGTAG
- the LOC124868362 gene encoding polymeric immunoglobulin receptor-like isoform X6, translating into MWILQNLLILCTVLSTVSSAAGLIRVFGYEGGDVRVSCPYGEGFGKHQKYLCKNSCGYRDFLIKSSEKNKTKYSIYDDKRTRVFTVIISDLHFDDAGKYWCGVTRIGRDLYTEVKLEVRPVYHHQSSTVKTIITTTPLYYEKLNEARSSVSSAGGLIRVFGYESRDVRVSCPYGRGYEGHQKYLCKNDCGYSEILVRTAQKNKTKYSINDDKTTRIFTVIISDLCFDDAGTYWCGVTRVGRDLYTEVKLEVRPDSCCNTVNKIHSIEEGSASISCPYDTESVNNLMFVCRGNRPSTCLQQALITSNITQNGRFRLIDERKSRIFTLTISSLMLKDSGLYLCGVQRNSGLDVFSAVQLEVKEWCCVKTIKMSGSVGRPVTFQCPSPPQHHNDTMLLCKGHAVNNCTDMMNQSRFTLQNVSPSSFSVTITKLEAGDAGTYWCRSDPEASVGNYTHFHLSVDEANHEHSDASVFALFALPAVMLVVMVLVKVYKNKCHKK; encoded by the exons ATGTGGATCCTTCAAAACCTGCTAATCCTGTGCA CAGTTCTGAGTACTGTGAGCAGTGCTGCAGGTTTGATCCGTGTGTTTGGATATGAGGGCGGAGATGTGAGGGTTTCCTGTCCATATGGTGAAGGCTTTGGGAAACATCAGAAATACCTGTGTAAGAATAGCTGTGGTTACCGTGATTTTCTTATTAAATCAtcggaaaaaaataaaaccaaatactCCATTTATGATGACAAAAGAACAAGAGTCTTTACAGTGATCATCTCTGATCTTCATTTTGATGATGCTGGGAAATACTGGTGTGGAGTGACCAGAATAGGAAGAGATCTCTACACTGAAGTAAAGCTGGAAGTAAGACCAG TGTATCATCACCAGAGCAGCACAGTGAAAACTATCATTACTACTACACCACTGTACTATGAGAAACTGAATGAAG CTCGGAGTAGTGTGAGCAGTGCCGGAGGTTTGATCCGTGTGTTTGGATATGAGAGCAGAGATGTGAGGGTCTCCTGCCCATATGGTCGGGGATATGAGGGTCATCAGAAGTACCTGTGCAAGAATGACTGCGGCTACAGCGAAATTCTTGTTAGAACGgcgcaaaaaaataaaaccaaatactCCATTAATGATGACAAAACAACAAGAATCTTTACGGTGATCATCTCTGATCTTTGTTTTGATGATGCTGGGACATACTGGTGTGGAGTGACCAGAGTAGGTAGAGATCTCTACACTGAAGTAAAGCTGGAAGTAAGACCAG ACAGCTGCTGCAACACGGTGAATAAAATCCACAGTATTGAAGAAGGTTCAGCGTCCATCAGCTGCCCGTATGACACTGAGTCTGTCAACAACCTGATGTTTGTCTGCAGAGGAAACCGTCCCTCCACATGTCTACAGCAGGCATTAATCACTTCCAACATCACACAAAATGGACGATTCAGACTCATTGATGAGAGGAAGTCTAGAATATTCACACTAACCATTTCCAGTCTGATGCTGAAGGATTCTGGGTTGTATCTTTGCGGCGTCCAGAGAAACTCAGGGTTGGATGTTTTTTCTGCTGTTCAGTTGGAGGTTAAAG AGTGGTGTTGTGTGAAAACAATAAAGATGAGTGGATCTGTGGGAAGGCCAGTAACCTTCCAGTGCCCTTCTCCACCCCAACATCATAATGATACAATGCTCCTCTGCAAAGGACACGCAGTCAACAACTGCACAGACATGATGAATCAAAGTAGGTTTACGCTGCAAAATGTTTCCCCCAGCTCTTTTTCTGTGACCATCACAAAGCTGGAAGCAGGAGATGCTGGAACATACTGGTGTCGCTCAGACCCGGAGGCGAGCGTAGGAAACTACACCCACTTTCATCTGTCTGTAG
- the LOC124868362 gene encoding polymeric immunoglobulin receptor-like isoform X2: MWILQNLLILCTVLSTVSSAAGLIRVFGYEGGDVRVSCPYGEGFGKHQKYLCKNSCGYRDFLIKSSEKNKTKYSIYDDKRTRVFTVIISDLHFDDAGKYWCGVTRIGRDLYTEVKLEVRPVYQHQSSTIKTITTTPSYYEELTEVYHHQSSTVKTIITTTPLYYEKLNEARSSVSSAGGLIRVFGYESRDVRVSCPYGRGYEGHQKYLCKNDCGYSEILVRTAQKNKTKYSINDDKTTRIFTVIISDLCFDDAGTYWCGVTRVGRDLYTEVKLEVRPDSCCNTVNKIHSIEEGSASISCPYDTESVNNLMFVCRGNRPSTCLQQALITSNITQNGRFRLIDERKSRIFTLTISSLMLKDSGLYLCGVQRNSGLDVFSAVQLEVKEWCCVKTIKMSGSVGRPVTFQCPSPPQHHNDTMLLCKGHAVNNCTDMMNQSRFTLQNVSPSSFSVTITKLEAGDAGTYWCRSDPEASVGNYTHFHLSVDEANHEHSDASVFALFALPAVMLVVMVLVKVYKNKCHKK, translated from the exons ATGTGGATCCTTCAAAACCTGCTAATCCTGTGCA CAGTTCTGAGTACTGTGAGCAGTGCTGCAGGTTTGATCCGTGTGTTTGGATATGAGGGCGGAGATGTGAGGGTTTCCTGTCCATATGGTGAAGGCTTTGGGAAACATCAGAAATACCTGTGTAAGAATAGCTGTGGTTACCGTGATTTTCTTATTAAATCAtcggaaaaaaataaaaccaaatactCCATTTATGATGACAAAAGAACAAGAGTCTTTACAGTGATCATCTCTGATCTTCATTTTGATGATGCTGGGAAATACTGGTGTGGAGTGACCAGAATAGGAAGAGATCTCTACACTGAAGTAAAGCTGGAAGTAAGACCAG TGTATCAGCACCAGAGCAGCACAATAAAAACTATTACTACCACACCATCATACTATGAAGAACTGACTGAAG TGTATCATCACCAGAGCAGCACAGTGAAAACTATCATTACTACTACACCACTGTACTATGAGAAACTGAATGAAG CTCGGAGTAGTGTGAGCAGTGCCGGAGGTTTGATCCGTGTGTTTGGATATGAGAGCAGAGATGTGAGGGTCTCCTGCCCATATGGTCGGGGATATGAGGGTCATCAGAAGTACCTGTGCAAGAATGACTGCGGCTACAGCGAAATTCTTGTTAGAACGgcgcaaaaaaataaaaccaaatactCCATTAATGATGACAAAACAACAAGAATCTTTACGGTGATCATCTCTGATCTTTGTTTTGATGATGCTGGGACATACTGGTGTGGAGTGACCAGAGTAGGTAGAGATCTCTACACTGAAGTAAAGCTGGAAGTAAGACCAG ACAGCTGCTGCAACACGGTGAATAAAATCCACAGTATTGAAGAAGGTTCAGCGTCCATCAGCTGCCCGTATGACACTGAGTCTGTCAACAACCTGATGTTTGTCTGCAGAGGAAACCGTCCCTCCACATGTCTACAGCAGGCATTAATCACTTCCAACATCACACAAAATGGACGATTCAGACTCATTGATGAGAGGAAGTCTAGAATATTCACACTAACCATTTCCAGTCTGATGCTGAAGGATTCTGGGTTGTATCTTTGCGGCGTCCAGAGAAACTCAGGGTTGGATGTTTTTTCTGCTGTTCAGTTGGAGGTTAAAG AGTGGTGTTGTGTGAAAACAATAAAGATGAGTGGATCTGTGGGAAGGCCAGTAACCTTCCAGTGCCCTTCTCCACCCCAACATCATAATGATACAATGCTCCTCTGCAAAGGACACGCAGTCAACAACTGCACAGACATGATGAATCAAAGTAGGTTTACGCTGCAAAATGTTTCCCCCAGCTCTTTTTCTGTGACCATCACAAAGCTGGAAGCAGGAGATGCTGGAACATACTGGTGTCGCTCAGACCCGGAGGCGAGCGTAGGAAACTACACCCACTTTCATCTGTCTGTAG
- the LOC124868362 gene encoding polymeric immunoglobulin receptor-like isoform X5, which yields MWILQNLLILCTVLSTVSSAAGLIRVFGYEGGDVRVSCPYGEGFGKHQKYLCKNSCGYRDFLIKSSEKNKTKYSIYDDKRTRVFTVIISDLHFDDAGKYWCGVTRIGRDLYTEVKLEVRPVYHHQSSTVKTIITTTPLYYEKLNEAARSSVSSAGGLIRVFGYESRDVRVSCPYGRGYEGHQKYLCKNDCGYSEILVRTAQKNKTKYSINDDKTTRIFTVIISDLCFDDAGTYWCGVTRVGRDLYTEVKLEVRPDSCCNTVNKIHSIEEGSASISCPYDTESVNNLMFVCRGNRPSTCLQQALITSNITQNGRFRLIDERKSRIFTLTISSLMLKDSGLYLCGVQRNSGLDVFSAVQLEVKEWCCVKTIKMSGSVGRPVTFQCPSPPQHHNDTMLLCKGHAVNNCTDMMNQSRFTLQNVSPSSFSVTITKLEAGDAGTYWCRSDPEASVGNYTHFHLSVDEANHEHSDASVFALFALPAVMLVVMVLVKVYKNKCHKK from the exons ATGTGGATCCTTCAAAACCTGCTAATCCTGTGCA CAGTTCTGAGTACTGTGAGCAGTGCTGCAGGTTTGATCCGTGTGTTTGGATATGAGGGCGGAGATGTGAGGGTTTCCTGTCCATATGGTGAAGGCTTTGGGAAACATCAGAAATACCTGTGTAAGAATAGCTGTGGTTACCGTGATTTTCTTATTAAATCAtcggaaaaaaataaaaccaaatactCCATTTATGATGACAAAAGAACAAGAGTCTTTACAGTGATCATCTCTGATCTTCATTTTGATGATGCTGGGAAATACTGGTGTGGAGTGACCAGAATAGGAAGAGATCTCTACACTGAAGTAAAGCTGGAAGTAAGACCAG TGTATCATCACCAGAGCAGCACAGTGAAAACTATCATTACTACTACACCACTGTACTATGAGAAACTGAATGAAG CAGCTCGGAGTAGTGTGAGCAGTGCCGGAGGTTTGATCCGTGTGTTTGGATATGAGAGCAGAGATGTGAGGGTCTCCTGCCCATATGGTCGGGGATATGAGGGTCATCAGAAGTACCTGTGCAAGAATGACTGCGGCTACAGCGAAATTCTTGTTAGAACGgcgcaaaaaaataaaaccaaatactCCATTAATGATGACAAAACAACAAGAATCTTTACGGTGATCATCTCTGATCTTTGTTTTGATGATGCTGGGACATACTGGTGTGGAGTGACCAGAGTAGGTAGAGATCTCTACACTGAAGTAAAGCTGGAAGTAAGACCAG ACAGCTGCTGCAACACGGTGAATAAAATCCACAGTATTGAAGAAGGTTCAGCGTCCATCAGCTGCCCGTATGACACTGAGTCTGTCAACAACCTGATGTTTGTCTGCAGAGGAAACCGTCCCTCCACATGTCTACAGCAGGCATTAATCACTTCCAACATCACACAAAATGGACGATTCAGACTCATTGATGAGAGGAAGTCTAGAATATTCACACTAACCATTTCCAGTCTGATGCTGAAGGATTCTGGGTTGTATCTTTGCGGCGTCCAGAGAAACTCAGGGTTGGATGTTTTTTCTGCTGTTCAGTTGGAGGTTAAAG AGTGGTGTTGTGTGAAAACAATAAAGATGAGTGGATCTGTGGGAAGGCCAGTAACCTTCCAGTGCCCTTCTCCACCCCAACATCATAATGATACAATGCTCCTCTGCAAAGGACACGCAGTCAACAACTGCACAGACATGATGAATCAAAGTAGGTTTACGCTGCAAAATGTTTCCCCCAGCTCTTTTTCTGTGACCATCACAAAGCTGGAAGCAGGAGATGCTGGAACATACTGGTGTCGCTCAGACCCGGAGGCGAGCGTAGGAAACTACACCCACTTTCATCTGTCTGTAG